In a genomic window of Bacillus rossius redtenbacheri isolate Brsri chromosome 4 unlocalized genomic scaffold, Brsri_v3 Brsri_v3_scf4_2, whole genome shotgun sequence:
- the LOC134542123 gene encoding toll-like receptor 6, translated as MLVVTVVLLAAVARAQDGCEWRREAEDSRVSVVLACRLRTISGTRGLLADMTPAQLERVTALRLECSDVLFFESSLEAGFLAPARRLRDLRLEHCKIRRVPRLVLSSLRELRHLSLRTHNTEWSAMTMDFDPESFRGLAELRSLDLADNNIWSLPAELFCPLYGLASLDLSRNRLRDVAELGFSDWGQGPAAPGKTCNGALETLDLSANGIAAVPDNALTSLRSLRRLLMQDNAIASLADRALVGLSSLQVLNASSNRLVALPPELFQSCREVKEVYLQNNSISVLAPGLLEGLDQLLVLDLSGNQLTSNWVNRDTFSGLVRLVVLNLSSNSIARVDAHVFRDLYSLQVLNLERNGLEVIADGAFAALSNLHALTLSHNSLASLEPHHLAGLYVLNQLFVDGNHLSVVHPRAFENCTNLQDLGLSGNLLEEVPEGLGRLRHLKTLDLGDNLVSEVRGAALEGLDQLYGLRLIGNRIVNVTRDAFAALPSLQVLNLAANRVSRVDPGAFGTAPSLRALRLDGNRLADLGGALADLSGLVWLNVSDNQLQWLDLARLPASLEWLDMHRNLVSELAGRRAPHLRVKTLDASFNRLTELAESSLPDSVESVFLNDNFIAAVRADAFFGRPNLTRVVLYANQLQTMDLVALRLAPVPEDRELPQFYIGGNPFHCDCAMEWLLRAGQLGQSRQHPRLADLDSVTCTLSYPVDSPPRPLLDLSPQQLLCPYEAHCFALCHCCDFDACDCEMTCPAGCRCFHDHAWSANVVDCSRAGLTRVPPRIPMDATEIRLDGNDLGELGSHVFIGKKKLRALFLNGSNVAAIHNRTFNGATSLQVLHLEDNQLEELRGFEFEQLDRLSELYLDRNDIARVGNTTFQGMRALEVLSLDGNRMREFAPWRQLPADGARVSLRGNSWACDCAWAARMEEWLRRGGAPQDVSCAGGQTLVQVAARCRERASATAVRASAPRAPGYLPLLGACLAAGALALLAGLAYLFRRPLRLWAHARCGVRVFEGDAEDRDRLYDAYLICGARDRDPIGLAVACALEQAGFAVCLHHRDAPSGPAYLPESVLGAADASRRLLLVLSPAFLRGEWSRPELRAAVRAAVARRRPRRLVLLLTAAPAQLPLDADLRPLLGAAAVVRWGERRFWEKLRFAMPDPPRPPAKAGPSPLDAWHRYAATPTPTQSTYVSENSSQRTTDHEEDEDEAYARARGYVSVDGALKPHHVYSTIPDQGAAPPRGRTYFV; from the coding sequence ATGCTGGTCGTGACGGTGGTGCTGCTGGCCGCCGTGGCGCGCGCCCAGGACGGCTGCGAGTGGCGCCGCGAGGCCGAGGACTCGCGGGTGTCGGTGGTGCTGGCCTGCCGCCTGCGCACCATCTCCGGGACGCGCGGGCTGCTCGCCGACATGACGCCGGCGCAGCTGGAGCGCGTGACGGCGCTGCGGCTCGAGTGCAGCGACGTGCTGTTCTTCGAGAGCTCGCTGGAGGCCGGCTTCCTGGCGCCCGCGCGCCGCCTGCGCGACCTGCGCCTCGAGCACTGCAAGATCCGGCGCGTGCCCCGCCTCGTGCTGTCGTCGCTGCGGGAGCTGCGCCACCTCTCGCTGCGCACCCACAACACCGAGTGGTCCGCCATGACCATGGACTTCGACCCGGAGAGCTTCCGCGGCCTGGCCGAGCTGCGCAGCCTCGACCTCGCCGACAACAACATCTGGAGCCTGCCCGCGGAGCTGTTCTGCCCGCTGTACGGCCTGGCGAGCCTCGACCTGAGCCGCAACCGCCTGCGGGACGTGGCCGAGCTGGGGTTCTCCGACTGGGGGCAGGGCCCCGCCGCGCCGGGCAAGACCTGCAACGGCGCGCTCGAGACCCTCGACCTGTCCGCCAACGGCATCGCCGCCGTGCCCGACAACGCGCTCACCAGCCTGCGCTCGCTGAGGCGGCTGCTAATGCAGGACAACGCCATCGCGTCGCTGGCGGACCGCGCGCTCGTGGGGCTGTCGTCGCTGCAGGTGCTGAACGCGTCCAGCAACCGCCTGGTGGCGCTGCCCCCGGAGCTGTTCCAGAGCTGCCGCGAGGTGAAGGAGGTGTATCTGCAGAACAACTCCATCAGCGTGCTGGCTCCAGGGTTGCTGGAGGGCTTGGACCAGCTCCTGGTGCTTGATCTGTCGGGCAACCAGCTCACCAGCAACTGGGTCAACCGCGACACCTTCTCCGGCCTGGTGCGCCTCGTAGTGCTCAACCTCTCCAGCAACTCGATCGCGCGCGTCGACGCGCACGTGTTCCGCGACCTGTACAGCCTGCAGGTGCTCAACCTGGAGCGCAACGGACTGGAGGTGATCGCCGACGGGGCGTTCGCCGCGCTCAGCAACCTGCACGCGCTCACGCTGTCGCACAACTCGCTCGCCAGCCTCGAGCCGCACCACCTCGCGGGACTGTACGTGCTCAACCAGCTGTTCGTGGACGGCAACCACTTGTCCGTGGTGCACCCGCGCGCGTTCGAGAACTGCACGAACCTCCAGGACCTGGGGCTCAGCGGCAACCTGCTGGAGGAGGTGCCGGAGGGACTGGGTCGGCTGCGGCACCTCAAGACCCTCGACCTGGGCGACAACCTCGTCTCGGAGGTACGCGGCGCCGCCTTGGAGGGTCTCGACCAGCTCTACGGGCTACGGCTCATCGGCAACCGCATCGTTAACGTGACGCGAGACGCGTTCGCGGCGCTGCCCTCTCTCCAGGTGCTGAACCTCGCCGCTAACCGCGTGTCCCGCGTCGACCCGGGCGCGTTCGGCACGGCGCCGTCTCTGCGCGCGCTGCGGCTGGACGGGAACAGGCTCGCGGACCTCGGCGGCGCGCTCGCGGACCTGTCGGGTCTCGTGTGGCTCAACGTGTCGGACAACCAGTTGCAGTGGCTGGACCTGGCGCGGCTGCCCGCCAGCCTCGAGTGGCTCGACATGCACCGCAACCTCGTGTCCGAGCTGGCCGGTCGGCGGGCGCCGCACCTCCGCGTTAAGACGCTCGACGCCAGCTTCAACCGCCTCACCGAGCTGGCCGAGTCCTCCTTGCCCGACAGCGTCGAGAGCGTGTTCCTCAACGACAACTTCATCGCGGCGGTGCGCGCCGACGCCTTCTTCGGCAGGCCGAACCTCACCCGGGTGGTGCTGTACGCCAACCAGCTCCAGACCATGGACCTCGTGGCGCTGCGGCTGGCTCCTGTGCCCGAGGACCGCGAGCTGCCGCAGTTCTACATCGGCGGCAACCCCTTCCACTGCGACTGCGCCATGGAGTGGCTGCTGCGCGCCGGCCAGCTGGGGCAGAGCCGCCAGCACCCGCGCCTCGCGGACCTGGACAGCGTCACCTGCACCCTGTCCTACCCCGTCGACTCCCCTCCGCGCCCTCTGCTCGACCTCTCCCCGCAGCAGCTGCTCTGTCCCTACGAGGCGCACTGCTTCGCGCTGTGCCACTGCTGCGACTTCGACGCGTGCGACTGCGAGATGACGTGTCCCGCCGGCTGCCGCTGCTTCCACGACCACGCGTGGTCGGCCAACGTGGTGGACTGCTCGCGCGCCGGGCTCACCCGGGTGCCGCCCCGCATCCCCATGGACGCCACCGAGATCCGCCTGGACGGCAACGACCTGGGCGAGCTGGGCAGCCACGTGTTCATCGGCAAGAAGAAGCTGCGCGCGCTCTTCCTGAACGGCAGCAACGTGGCCGCCATACACAACCGCACGTTCAACGGCGCCACGTCGCTGCAGGTGCTGCACCTGGAGGACAACCAGCTGGAGGAGCTGCGCGGGTTCGAGTTCGAGCAGCTGGACCGCCTGAGCGAGCTGTACCTGGACCGCAACGACATCGCCCGCGTCGGCAACACCACCTTCCAGGGCATGCGCGCGCTCGAGGTGCTGAGCCTGGACGGCAACCGCATGCGGGAGTTCGCGCCGTGGCGGCAGCTGCCGGCGGACGGAGCGCGCGTGTCGCTGCGAGGCAACTCGTGGGCGTGCGACTGTGCGTGGGCGGCGCGCATGGAGGAGTGGCTGAGGAGGGGCGGCGCCCCGCAGGACGTGTCGTGCGCCGGCGGACAGACCCTGGTGCAGGTGGCGGCCCGCTGTCGGGAGCGAGCCTCCGCCACGGCCGTGCGCGCCTCGGCCCCGCGCGCCCCCGGCTACCTGCCGCTGCTGGGAGCCTGCCTCGCCGCGGGCGCGCTGGCGCTGCTGGCCGGCCTCGCCTACCTGTTCCGCCGCCCGCTGCGCCTCTGGGCGCACGCCCGCTGCGGCGTCCGCGTGTTCGAGGGCGACGCCGAGGACCGCGACCGCCTGTACGACGCCTACCTCATCTGCGGCGCGCGCGATCGCGACCCCATCGGGCTGGCCGTGGCGTGCGCGCTCGAGCAGGCGGGCTTCGCCGTGTGCCTGCACCACCGCGACGCGCCCTCGGGCCCGGCCTACCTGCCCGAGAGCGTGCTGGGCGCGGCGGACGCCTCGCGCCGCCTGCTGCTCGTGCTGTCGCCCGCCTTCCTGCGCGGCGAGTGGTCGCGGCCCGAGCTGCGCGCCGCCGTGCGCGCCGCCGTCGCGAGGCGCCGCCCCCGGCGCCTGGTGCTGCTGCTGACGGCGGCGCCGGCGCAGCTGCCCCTGGACGCGGACCTGCGGCCGCTGCTGGGTGCCGCCGCCGTGGTGCGCTGGGGCGAGCGCAGGTTCTGGGAGAAGCTGCGGTTCGCGATGCCCGACCCGCCGCGGCCGCCCGCCAAGGCCGGGCCGTCGCCGCTGGACGCGTGGCACAGGTACGCCGCCACGCCCACGCCCACGCAGTCCACCTACGTGTCGGAGAACTCTTCGCAGCGCACCACGGACCACGAGGAGGACGAGGACGAGGCGTACGCGCGCGCTCGCGGCTACGTGTCGGTGGACGGGGCGCTCAAGCCGCACCACGTGTACAGCACCATCCCCGACCAGGGCGCCGCGCCGCCCCGCGGCCGCACCTACTTCGTGTAG